The Molothrus ater isolate BHLD 08-10-18 breed brown headed cowbird chromosome 1, BPBGC_Mater_1.1, whole genome shotgun sequence genome includes a window with the following:
- the CROT gene encoding peroxisomal carnitine O-octanoyltransferase, with the protein MEKQLLESSEERTFQYQDSLPSLPVPPLDESLSKYLDAVKPFLNHEEYQRTEDIVKKFENGIGKELHQKLLERAKMRRNWLEDWWLNVAYLDLRISTQIHCNMGGPGPYIEHYWPPKEGTQIDRACINIWHTLKYWDLLRAEKVAIERSGNTVLDMNQFRMLFCTCKIPGLTRDSLSSYFKTEAEGECPSHLIVLCRGRVFAFDAMHEGSMLTPPEIFRQLRDIQERCYSEPDGPGLAALTSNERTKWAELREYLIHLDPKNLTLLEKIQRSLFVVGLDDCSPHATPEDYTELTRLGLAGDPTVRWGDKSYNSIFFSNGTCSAFCDHSPFDAMALITMLSYADKKIIENEGKWKGSDNVRDIPRPEELVFTVDSKIMDEIGHTKELYYKKVSDLQLVSYAFTSFGKALIRKRKLHPDTFVQLALQLAYYKCHGRPGCCYETAMTRRFYHGRTETIRSCTVETVEWCKSMLDPSESNYQRLQLMHKAFAKHNKLRKECENGRGFDRHLLGLLLIAQEQGLPVPDLYGDKAFTASGGGGNFVLSTSLTGYTRFSGSAVPMVQHGYGFFYSIRDDRIISTCSSWKSCPETDAEVLCRTLFQCFHDVLQLTLTAQL; encoded by the exons TGAAGCCATTCCTTAATCACGAAGAATATCAAAGAACTGAGGATATAgttaaaaaatttgaaaatggcATTGGAAAAGAGTTGCATCAGAAATTACTGGAAAGAGCTAAAATGAGAAGGAATTGG ctggagGACTGGTGGCTGAATGTGGCTTATCTTGATCTTCGCATCTCAACACAAATCCACTGCAATATGGGAGGCCCTGGTCCCTATATTGAGCACTACTGGCCACCAAAGGAGGGCACTCAGATCGACAGAGCATGTATAAATATATGGCACACCCTGAAATACTGGGATCTACTACGAGC AGAGAAGGTTGCCATAGAGAGATCTGGAAATACTGTTCTGGACATGAACCAATTTCGAATGCTCTTCTGCACTTGCAAAATTCCCGGGCTTACCAGAGACTCTCTCAgcagttattttaaaactg aggCTGAAGGTGAATGTCCATCTCACTTGATAGTCCTGTGTCGAGGTCGAGTATTTGCATTTGATGCTATGCATGAAGGCAGCATGCTGACTCCTCCAGAgattttcag GCAACTTAGGGACATACAGGAGAGATGCTACAGTGAACCAGATGGGCCAGGACTGGCAGCCCTAACAAGCAATGAAAGGACCAAATGGGCCGAG TTACGGGAATACTTGATTCATCTTGATCCAAAGAACTTAACTCTTCTGGAAAAAATTCAGAGAAGTTTGTTTGTGGTTGGCCTGGATGATTGTAGTCCTCATGCAACTCCTGAGGACTACACTGAG CTTACAAGGCTGGGGCTAGCAGGTGATCCCACTGTGCGCTGGGGAGATAAATCCTACAATTCCATATTCTTTTCCAATGGAACCTGTAGTGCATTCTGTGAt CATTCTCCTTTTGATGCCATGGCTTTAATTACCATGTTATCTTATGCTGATAAGAAGATTAttgaaaatgagggaaaatggaAG GGATCAGATAATGTGAGGGATATTCCAAGGCCAGAGGAACTTGTATTCACAGTGGATTCAAAAATTATGGATGAAATCGGACATACTAAAGAATTGTATTACAAGAAG GTATCTGACTTGCAGCTGGTGTCTTATGCCTTCACATCCTTTGGCAAAGCATTGATTAGAAAGAGGAAACTTCATCCTGATACATTTGTGCAGCTTGCCCTTCAGCTTGCTTATTACAAATGCCATGGACG TCCGGGCTGCTGTTACGAAACTGCCATGACCAGGCGATTCTATCATGGCCGCACAGAGACCATAAGATCATGTACTGTGGAAACAGTGGAATGGTGCAAGTCCATGCTGGATCCTTCGGAGAGT AATTATCAACGGCTACAACTGATGCATAAGGCATTTGCAAAGCACAATAAACTGaggaaagaatgtgaaaatggAAGAG GCTTTGATCGTCATCTTCTGGGTCTCCTGCTGATAGCACAGGAGCAAGGACTGCCAGTGCCAGACCTGTATGGGGATAAGGCCTTCACAGCCAG TGGAGGAGGTGGGAATTTTGTCCTTTCAACTAGTCTGACTGGCTACACTAGGTTTAGTGGCTCTGCAGTCCCTATGGTACAACATGGCTatggttttttttattcaattagAGATGACAG GATCATTAGTACCTGCTCTTCTTGGAAATCCTGTCCAGAGACTGATGCAGAAGTGCTGTGCAGAactctgttccagtgcttccaTGATGTGCTGCAGCTAACACTTACAGCTCAGCTGTAA